A stretch of the Papaver somniferum cultivar HN1 chromosome 6, ASM357369v1, whole genome shotgun sequence genome encodes the following:
- the LOC113291403 gene encoding uncharacterized protein LOC113291403 translates to MSICAACNSPDHLVDSFPEILAFQESKLEQDNALYHKQENNTYSQTYNPGWRNYPNFSWSKGPVQGGTPGNIQGYSYPRNPQMQSYTQHPSEKKLSSIEESVGLLTQNLLQNQNTTDQRFTSLELKMGQICDALNEREKGKFPSQPQQNPKGTFKASTSTCNETAHAVTTLRSGKVVDNNVGIPHTSESESDPSLQQNKSTHYNEMLEMFKRVNINIPFLEAIKQIPAYAKFLKDLCTQKRKLNVHKRAFLDKQLGLRELKPTPITLQLADRSVKVPRGVVEDVLIKVDNQHPMNLDNNDVYEINMIESLVQDSLSNTLSVDPLQACMENFNLDLYDAEYICEVHSLLESVPHTDITKWQTKVEPLPPSDSKSVPSLVEPPKLELKPLPDTLKYAFLGSSNTLPIIISSALDINT, encoded by the exons ATGTCTATTTGTGCTGCATGTAATAGTCCTGACCATCTAGTGGACAGTTTTCCAGAAATACTTGCATTTCAGGAATCTAAACTTGAACAGGACAATGCGTTGTATCATAAGCAAGAGAATAATACCTATTCTCAGACTTACAACCCAGGGTGGAGAAActaccctaacttttcatggtccaagggACCTGTACAAGGGGGTACACCAGGAAATATACAAGGATATTCATACCCTAGAAACCCCCAGATGCAGTCGTACACACAACACCCTTCTGAAAAAaaattgtctagcattgaagaAAGTGTCGGTCTGTTAACCCAAAATCTTTTGCAAAATCAGAATACCACTGACCAACGTTTTACTAGTCTAGAACTTAAGATGGGTCAGATCTGTGATGCGCTTAATGAAAGGGAAAAGGGTAAGTTCCCAAGTCAACCTCAACAAAACCCGAAAGGCACATTTAAGGCAAGTACATCTACTTGTAATGAGACTGCACATGCTGTCACCACTCTTCGTAGTGGTAAAGTTGTTGATAACAACGTAGGCATACCACATACCAGTGAGTCTGAGTCAGACCCATCATTGCAG CAAAATAAAAGCActcattacaatgagatgttagagatGTTCAAACGAGTTAACATCAACATCCCGTTTCtcgaggcaattaagcaaatccctgcatatgctaaATTTCTTAAGGATTTGTGTACacaaaagcgcaagcttaatgtgcacaaacgtgcttttcTAGAtaagcag ttaggtcttaGAGAGTTAAAACCAACACCTATAACTCTGCAATTGGCAGACAGATCCGTCAAAGTGCCTCGTGGTGTGGTTGAGGACGTTTTAATCAAGGTTGATAA tcaacatccTATGAATCTTGATAATAATGATGTGTATGAAATTAATATGATTGAAAGCTTGGTTCAAGATTCACTGTCTAACACTTTATCAGTTGATCCTTTGCAAGCATGTATGGAAAATTTTAATTTGGATCTGTATGATGCTGAGTACATTTGTGAAGTCCactctttgctcgaatctgtgcCTCATAcggacatcactaaatggcagactaaAGTGGAACCACTCCCACCTTCTGATTCCAAGTCtgttccatctcttgttgagCCACCAAAGCTTGAACTGAAACCATTGCCTGATACTCTTAAATATGCATTTTTGGGATCTTCCAATACTTTGCCTATAATCATTTCATCTGCGTTAGATATAAACAcatga